The DNA sequence ACATTAGAAAATATCGTTGCCGCCGGAACGACATTGGCCGCCGTGTTGGTGGACCATTGCGCCAGGATGATCATCAGAAGCAGGACGCATAGGACGAGTCCTCCCGCCGCTTCCTGAAGGGCGATGACAGGATCGTAATTCAGGACGGCAATATAAGCGATTCCTCCAATGATAATCATAAAGGTCTGTGTCAGCGGCATGGCGATCAGGTTGCCGATCAGCGCCCCTTTATTGCGCTTGAACCAGTTTTTTTCATTCACGGGCGCCTTGATGAACCGGGAAATGGAAGGAATATCAGCACTCAAGGTCGCCCAAAAGCCCATATTGCTGAAGATCACAACAAGGAAAGCAGTAAATGCATCGGTTCCCGCTGCCGGATTCTCTGCCCATGTCCAAATATTCCTTCCTGCCTCTTCAGCCGTATCAGATAAAGATAGGTACATCCAGACGGAAATCAGGATAATGACCGGAGCTGCCATGTCAGCAAAACGCTCTATCGCTTTTATCCCAAGGCTGGTATTAATGAGCTGTGCAGCTGCGAAAATAAGAAAACAGATAAACCAGTTATTGAAACCGAATAAAATATCAATGATGCCATTCATGGCAGTGGCACCGAAGTAGGTATTGATTCCAAACCACATAGAGGCGGTGACGCCCCTCGTGATTGAGGGGATATGAGTCCCGATTGTGCCGAAAGGGGCGCGCATATAGACCGGGAAGGAAAGGCCATGCTCTATCCCGATGTCTGCAATCAAACTGATGAATAAGCCGATTCCGAGGCAGCCGATCACCGTTGCAATAATGACAAGCGGCAATGGGAGGCTCATA is a window from the Bacillus infantis NRRL B-14911 genome containing:
- a CDS encoding NCS1 family transporter; the protein is MKKSHLKSPDLYPIQQKDRNITSLGYSFMWVGMVVVLATFAIGGSGVMSLPLPLVIIATVIGCLGIGLFISLIADIGIEHGLSFPVYMRAPFGTIGTHIPSITRGVTASMWFGINTYFGATAMNGIIDILFGFNNWFICFLIFAAAQLINTSLGIKAIERFADMAAPVIILISVWMYLSLSDTAEEAGRNIWTWAENPAAGTDAFTAFLVVIFSNMGFWATLSADIPSISRFIKAPVNEKNWFKRNKGALIGNLIAMPLTQTFMIIIGGIAYIAVLNYDPVIALQEAAGGLVLCVLLLMIILAQWSTNTAANVVPAATIFSNVGGPKFPFWAGVITAGIVGTVVQPWNLFGIIIPVLLFVGGILSAIVGILFADYYLLRKRRVNVPELYEDHGQFRYWGGINLAGFISWVIGAAVAYWLPNYSFLAGFLAGAGSYYLLARYWWFRKYQQAEINDPDDSKYLGISVGRDWILDDDQEKAADSMKS